One genomic region from Ursus arctos isolate Adak ecotype North America unplaced genomic scaffold, UrsArc2.0 scaffold_17, whole genome shotgun sequence encodes:
- the CUNH18orf54 gene encoding lung adenoma susceptibility protein 2 isoform X2, whose protein sequence is MAKSVTKHRVCSRQSSVSSLLASCNLSGSNSSNSDGSFQYKDKLYSSASQALQAYIDDFDLSQMYPGASTGKINIDRCSANMPEFSNYIYKPNNAFENLDPKKSSSSLSCRRKTVNDIDSISLTTDDLLKLPADGSFSLTCIGSSHRISKKNKKCIRRLSSSDTEKNKNFQQPSTPMCKDNLVTPVVYTNINGKQRGRLKNPKLVNKTNKCVSEPSLSFSKKLSFKDSSEHSLEKNYPRWLTSQKSDLNVSGITSLPDFTYPVWLHHQDLLPDTNSQGISKIFKEDQCSPRHSYQAQRTSRLMNKLDSFEYCFEPSNISDSLSDDKGLVNEYKCDSEHSQCQCENPVLPGQTKKPFSGDKIELLILKAKRNLEHCSKELPKSTKKDDSPCSLDKLEAERSWENIPVTFKSPVPVNSDDSPQQTSKAKCAKGFLEDFLNNDNQSCTLSGGKHHGPVEALKQMLFNLQAVQESFNQNKTEELKEDIKQVSEDSFSKLQLKESMVPITRSLQKALHHLSRLRDLVDDTSGKQSPKM, encoded by the exons ATGGCAAAATCAGTTACAAAACACAGAGTTTGTTCTCGGCAATCTTCAGTATCTTCTCTGTTAGCAAGCTGCAACCTGAGTGGTAGTAATTCCTCTAACTCTGATGGCTCTTTTCAGTATAAGGATAAACTGTATAGTTCTGCATCTCAGGCTCTACAGGCCTATATTGATGATTTTGATTTAAGCCAAATGTATCCTGGTGCAAGCACTGGAAAGATTAACATTGATAGATGTTCTGCTAATATGCCAGAATTCTCCAACTATATTTATAAACCAAACAAtg CTTTTGAAAATCTTGATCCCAAAAAAAGCTCTTCCTCCTTATCCTGTAGAAGAAAGACTGTTAATGACATAGACTCCATTAGTCTAACAACTGATGATCTGTTAAAACTTCCAGCAGATGGATCATTTTCTTTAACTTGCATTGGATCAAGTCACCGAATtagcaagaaaaacaagaaatgcaTTCGAAGACTGAGTTCATCTGatactgaaaagaataaaaattttcaacaacCTTCCACTCCCATGTGCAAAGATAACTTAGTCACTCCTGTtgtatacacaaatataaatggaaaGCAACGTGGTAGgctaaaaaacccaaaacttgtGAATAAGACTAATAAGTGCGTTTCTGAACCATCTCTATCATTTTCCAAGAAGTTGTCTTTCAAAGACAGTTCAGAACACAGTCTTGAAAAGAATTACCCAAGATGGCTCACTAGCCAGAAATCTGACCTTAATGTTTCAGGAATAACTAGTCTACCTGATTTCACATACCCAGTCTGGCTCCACCATCAAGACTTGCTACCTGATACAAATAGTCAAgggatttctaaaatatttaaagaagatcAGTGTTCCCCTAGACATAGTTACCAGGCACAAAGAACTTCTCGACTTATGAATAAATTAGATAGTTTTGAATATTGTTTTGAGCCCTCAAACATTTCAGACTCCTTGAGTGATGATAAAGGATTAGTTAATGAATATAAATGTGATTCTGAACATAGCCAGTGTCAATGTGAGAATCCAGTTCTCCCAGGACAAACCAAAAAGCCATTCAGTg gTGACAAAATCGAATTGCTTATTCTGAAGGCCAAGAGAAATCTAGAGCATTGTTCTAAAGAGTTACCGAAGTCTACAAAAAAGGATGATAGTCCTTGTTCATTAGATAAACTTGAAGCAGAAAGATCATGGGAAAATATTCCTGTTACTTT CAAATCTCCTGTTCCTGTTAACTCTGATGATAGTCCTCAACAAACTTCAAAAGCAAAGTGTGCTAAAGGGTTccttgaagattttttaaataatgataatcaG AGCTGTACCCTTTCTGGAGGGAAACATCATGGTCCTGTTGAAGCCCTGAAACAAATGTTATTTAATCTTCAAGCAGTACAAGAAAGTTTTAAtcagaataaaacagaagaactGAAAGAGGACATTAAGCAA gtTTCAGAAGACAGTTTCTCTAAATTACAGTTGAAAGAGAGTATGGTTCCTATTACTAGGTCACTTCAAAA GGCTTTGCACCATTTATCTCGCCTGAGAGACCTGGTTGATGATACCAGTGGGAAACAGTCACCGAAAAtgtga
- the CUNH18orf54 gene encoding lung adenoma susceptibility protein 2 isoform X1 — MAKSVTKHRVCSRQSSVSSLLASCNLSGSNSSNSDGSFQYKDKLYSSASQALQAYIDDFDLSQMYPGASTGKINIDRCSANMPEFSNYIYKPNNAFENLDPKKSSSSLSCRRKTVNDIDSISLTTDDLLKLPADGSFSLTCIGSSHRISKKNKKCIRRLSSSDTEKNKNFQQPSTPMCKDNLVTPVVYTNINGKQRGRLKNPKLVNKTNKCVSEPSLSFSKKLSFKDSSEHSLEKNYPRWLTSQKSDLNVSGITSLPDFTYPVWLHHQDLLPDTNSQGISKIFKEDQCSPRHSYQAQRTSRLMNKLDSFEYCFEPSNISDSLSDDKGLVNEYKCDSEHSQCQCENPVLPGQTKKPFSGDKIELLILKAKRNLEHCSKELPKSTKKDDSPCSLDKLEAERSWENIPVTFKSPVPVNSDDSPQQTSKAKCAKGFLEDFLNNDNQSCTLSGGKHHGPVEALKQMLFNLQAVQESFNQNKTEELKEDIKQVSEDSFSKLQLKESMVPITRSLQNKQRKGILKASMPGAPVRLHCSVDEQQGSELSNSWPVMS; from the exons ATGGCAAAATCAGTTACAAAACACAGAGTTTGTTCTCGGCAATCTTCAGTATCTTCTCTGTTAGCAAGCTGCAACCTGAGTGGTAGTAATTCCTCTAACTCTGATGGCTCTTTTCAGTATAAGGATAAACTGTATAGTTCTGCATCTCAGGCTCTACAGGCCTATATTGATGATTTTGATTTAAGCCAAATGTATCCTGGTGCAAGCACTGGAAAGATTAACATTGATAGATGTTCTGCTAATATGCCAGAATTCTCCAACTATATTTATAAACCAAACAAtg CTTTTGAAAATCTTGATCCCAAAAAAAGCTCTTCCTCCTTATCCTGTAGAAGAAAGACTGTTAATGACATAGACTCCATTAGTCTAACAACTGATGATCTGTTAAAACTTCCAGCAGATGGATCATTTTCTTTAACTTGCATTGGATCAAGTCACCGAATtagcaagaaaaacaagaaatgcaTTCGAAGACTGAGTTCATCTGatactgaaaagaataaaaattttcaacaacCTTCCACTCCCATGTGCAAAGATAACTTAGTCACTCCTGTtgtatacacaaatataaatggaaaGCAACGTGGTAGgctaaaaaacccaaaacttgtGAATAAGACTAATAAGTGCGTTTCTGAACCATCTCTATCATTTTCCAAGAAGTTGTCTTTCAAAGACAGTTCAGAACACAGTCTTGAAAAGAATTACCCAAGATGGCTCACTAGCCAGAAATCTGACCTTAATGTTTCAGGAATAACTAGTCTACCTGATTTCACATACCCAGTCTGGCTCCACCATCAAGACTTGCTACCTGATACAAATAGTCAAgggatttctaaaatatttaaagaagatcAGTGTTCCCCTAGACATAGTTACCAGGCACAAAGAACTTCTCGACTTATGAATAAATTAGATAGTTTTGAATATTGTTTTGAGCCCTCAAACATTTCAGACTCCTTGAGTGATGATAAAGGATTAGTTAATGAATATAAATGTGATTCTGAACATAGCCAGTGTCAATGTGAGAATCCAGTTCTCCCAGGACAAACCAAAAAGCCATTCAGTg gTGACAAAATCGAATTGCTTATTCTGAAGGCCAAGAGAAATCTAGAGCATTGTTCTAAAGAGTTACCGAAGTCTACAAAAAAGGATGATAGTCCTTGTTCATTAGATAAACTTGAAGCAGAAAGATCATGGGAAAATATTCCTGTTACTTT CAAATCTCCTGTTCCTGTTAACTCTGATGATAGTCCTCAACAAACTTCAAAAGCAAAGTGTGCTAAAGGGTTccttgaagattttttaaataatgataatcaG AGCTGTACCCTTTCTGGAGGGAAACATCATGGTCCTGTTGAAGCCCTGAAACAAATGTTATTTAATCTTCAAGCAGTACAAGAAAGTTTTAAtcagaataaaacagaagaactGAAAGAGGACATTAAGCAA gtTTCAGAAGACAGTTTCTCTAAATTACAGTTGAAAGAGAGTATGGTTCCTATTACTAGGTCACTTCAAAA CAAACAGAGAAAGGGAATATTGAAAGCATCAATGCCTGGGGCACCAGTGAGACTTCACTGTTCGGTGGATGAACAACAAGGCTCAGAGTTGTCTAACAGTTGGCCAGTTATGTCATAA
- the CUNH18orf54 gene encoding lung adenoma susceptibility protein 2 isoform X3: MAKSVTKHRVCSRQSSVSSLLASCNLSGSNSSNSDGSFQYKDKLYSSASQALQAYIDDFDLSQMYPGASTGKINIDRCSANMPEFSNYIYKPNNAFENLDPKKSSSSLSCRRKTVNDIDSISLTTDDLLKLPADGSFSLTCIGSSHRISKKNKKCIRRLSSSDTEKNKNFQQPSTPMCKDNLVTPVVYTNINGKQRGDKIELLILKAKRNLEHCSKELPKSTKKDDSPCSLDKLEAERSWENIPVTFKSPVPVNSDDSPQQTSKAKCAKGFLEDFLNNDNQSCTLSGGKHHGPVEALKQMLFNLQAVQESFNQNKTEELKEDIKQVSEDSFSKLQLKESMVPITRSLQKALHHLSRLRDLVDDTSGKQSPKM; the protein is encoded by the exons ATGGCAAAATCAGTTACAAAACACAGAGTTTGTTCTCGGCAATCTTCAGTATCTTCTCTGTTAGCAAGCTGCAACCTGAGTGGTAGTAATTCCTCTAACTCTGATGGCTCTTTTCAGTATAAGGATAAACTGTATAGTTCTGCATCTCAGGCTCTACAGGCCTATATTGATGATTTTGATTTAAGCCAAATGTATCCTGGTGCAAGCACTGGAAAGATTAACATTGATAGATGTTCTGCTAATATGCCAGAATTCTCCAACTATATTTATAAACCAAACAAtg CTTTTGAAAATCTTGATCCCAAAAAAAGCTCTTCCTCCTTATCCTGTAGAAGAAAGACTGTTAATGACATAGACTCCATTAGTCTAACAACTGATGATCTGTTAAAACTTCCAGCAGATGGATCATTTTCTTTAACTTGCATTGGATCAAGTCACCGAATtagcaagaaaaacaagaaatgcaTTCGAAGACTGAGTTCATCTGatactgaaaagaataaaaattttcaacaacCTTCCACTCCCATGTGCAAAGATAACTTAGTCACTCCTGTtgtatacacaaatataaatggaaaGCAACGTG gTGACAAAATCGAATTGCTTATTCTGAAGGCCAAGAGAAATCTAGAGCATTGTTCTAAAGAGTTACCGAAGTCTACAAAAAAGGATGATAGTCCTTGTTCATTAGATAAACTTGAAGCAGAAAGATCATGGGAAAATATTCCTGTTACTTT CAAATCTCCTGTTCCTGTTAACTCTGATGATAGTCCTCAACAAACTTCAAAAGCAAAGTGTGCTAAAGGGTTccttgaagattttttaaataatgataatcaG AGCTGTACCCTTTCTGGAGGGAAACATCATGGTCCTGTTGAAGCCCTGAAACAAATGTTATTTAATCTTCAAGCAGTACAAGAAAGTTTTAAtcagaataaaacagaagaactGAAAGAGGACATTAAGCAA gtTTCAGAAGACAGTTTCTCTAAATTACAGTTGAAAGAGAGTATGGTTCCTATTACTAGGTCACTTCAAAA GGCTTTGCACCATTTATCTCGCCTGAGAGACCTGGTTGATGATACCAGTGGGAAACAGTCACCGAAAAtgtga